The proteins below come from a single Triticum aestivum cultivar Chinese Spring chromosome 5D, IWGSC CS RefSeq v2.1, whole genome shotgun sequence genomic window:
- the LOC123123989 gene encoding putative disease resistance protein RGA3, with amino-acid sequence MAMSGLGGVIAGAVGKQIVSKLGEYAASEVSLQWRYREEVLELGEKMKDVEAVLGDADERSRRQGRQGGRVYERWLAKFKRVAYDVEDVLDELDANELISKTQSKVSFWFSRHNQLLQRVTMPHKMKKVMNKIDKIKEEGSSELNLVPREARGQGNRNNETFAANWNGDGIKTGMAGRVIEKEKIISLLLTSEEADRNISIIPVVGLGGIGKTTLVESVLADKRVNVFDVSVWVHVSKQFDLSKIGRAILKSLNSNINNLSDCTMQFLSDNLTKELATRRYLIVLDDLCEEDGNNLEELKMLQHGRKGSRIIVTTRNQSVVQCLRTGFLANQWKICPIPESEVINLDVLNPDDCWELMKQRAFGPGDDQSSLEEIGKQIAGKCGGLPLVANALGQVMSERKNVGAWEDIRDTKVDLGLRDQKETLERLMLSYYHMEPEFKMCFTYLATFPKGFVMHRNRLIQQWNALGYINSRHDGQRCINYLLGMSFLRIPGSTSVNPSPLHFKAPTELVMHDLVHDLASIIVLDEFIDLDATKSASWNKARYCRHAQLTNFKNDPEVFKYIPGKLRSLQFRDLGGRQLPKKAFSRSKYIRVLDLSGHSANGQSAPSSVVLPSSINQLKLIRYLDATCLPITSLPKYFHALQNMETLILSNCFLETLPDSICRLTKLCYLDLSGSSGLGKLLASLGELSQLFFLNLSGCSILQQLPESICELTCLHHLDMSDCCALQKLPDKFGGLLKLSFLNLSGCSKLTKLPDNVSFPCLEHLNLSSCHELENLPIDFGHLQKLEFMNLSGCYKLRELPSSFGDLKLQILHMNGLRDMDDCPDSIGDMTSLTQFVTCNATSGLLDENVKRPEDADSFKLRDKSDIRALKLCWENEGGESVLDRLVPPRTLENFELVGYRSNEFPDWMFDISSYLPFLSELTLYGLEECDSLPPFVALPNLRSISLYNIPKIRKIGKEFYGEGRPCMKLRVLRLELMENLEEWWTTESSKENEEFLIPNLHYLEVVNCQKLKFLPYPPRSMFWFLSNNETVLPERGFGKLLSSILSFYDGSREL; translated from the exons ATGGCCATGAGCGGGCTCGGCGGTGTGATTGCGGGCGCCGTGGGGAAGCAGATCGTGAGCAAGCTCGGTGAATACGCCGCGTCGGAGGTTAGTCTGCAGTGGAGGTACAGGGAGGAGGTGCTGGAGTTGGGggagaagatgaaagatgtggaGGCCGTGCTGGGCGACGCCGACGAGAGGTCGCGCCGACAAGGGCGGCAAGGTGGCAGGGTGTACGAGCGGTGGCTCGCCAAGTTCAAGCGCGTGGCGTACGACGTGGAGGACGTGCTCGACGAGCTGGACGCCAATGAGCTCATCAGCAAGACCCAATCCAAG GTCAGCTTCTGGTTTTCCAGACACAACCAACTCCTGCAGCGAGTAACCATGCCACACAAGATGAAGAAGGTGATGAACAAGATTGACAAAATTAAAGAGGAGGGCAGTAGTGAGCTCAATCTTGTGCCTCGAGAAGCAAGGGGGCAAGGGAACAGAAACAATGAAACTTTTGCAGCCAACTGGAATGGTGATGGCATCAAAACTGGAATGGCGGGGAGGGTTATCGAGAAGGAGAAGATAATCAGCCTGCTGCTCACAAGTGAAGAAGCTGACCGGAATATCTCCATCATTCCAGTTGTTGGCCTTGGTGGCATAGGCAAGACAACATTGGTTGAATCGGTTCTTGCAGACAAGAGGGTCAACGTCTTTGATGTCTCAGTCTGGGTTCATGTGTCGAAGCAGTTTGATTTGAGCAAAATTGGGAGGGCCATCCTGAAAAGCTTGAATAGCAACATCAACAACCTTAGCGATTGTACTATGCAGTTTCTGTCTGATAATCTGACCAAAGAACTTGCTACTAGAAGATACTTGATTGTCCTGGATGATCTATGTGAGGAAGATGGAAATAACCTtgaagagttgaagatgttacAGCATGGCCGCAAGGGTAGCCGCATTATTGTAACTACCCGAAACCAAAGCGTGGTGCAATGCTTGCGCACTGGTTTTCTTGCAAATCAGTGGAAAATTTGTCCAATTCCTGAGTCTGAAGTCATCAATCTGGATGTTTTAAACCCTGATGACTGTTGGGAATTGATGAAGCAAAGGGCATTTGGGCCTGGTGATGACCAAAGTAGCTTGGAAGAAATCGGAAAGCAGATTGCAGGCAAGTGTGGGGGTTTACCACTTGTTGCAAACGCTCTTGGGCAAGTAATGTCAGAGAGAAAGAACGTCGGGGCATGGGAAGATATAAGAGACACCAAGGTTGATTTGGGTTTGAGAGATCAGAAAGAAACATTAGAGAGGCTAATGCTGAGCTATTACCACATGGAGCCAGAATTCAAAATGTGTTTCACATACTTGGCAACCTTCCCCAAGGGCTTTGTCATGCACAGGAATCGTCTAATCCAGCAATGGAATGCACTTGGATACATTAATTCAAGGCACGATGGTCAAAGGTGCATCAACTACCTTCTGGGGATGTCCTTTCTTCGGATTCCAGGTTCCACTTCG GTTAATCCAAGTCCATTGCATTTCAAAGCTCCTACAGAACTCGTCATGCATGATTTGGTGCATGATCTTGCATCAATAATTGTTCTTGATGAGTTCATTGATCTGGATGCTACCAAGAGCGCCAGCTGGAACAAAGCTCGCTACTGCCGACATGCACAGTTAACCAACTTCAAGAATGATCCCGAGGTTTTCAAATATATTCCAGGCAAGCTTAGATCCCTCCAATTTAGGGATTTGGGGGGACGCCAACTCCCTAAAAAGGCATTTTCTCGGTCCAAGTACATACGTGTCTTGGACCTAAGTGGACATTCAGCTAATGGCCAATCTGCTCCAAGTAGTGTGGTGCTGCCATCTTCCATTAATCAATTGAAACTAATTAGGTATCTTGATGCCACATGCTTGCCAATAACATCACTTCCTAAGTATTTTCATGCACTTCAAAACATGGAAACTCTTATTCTGTCCAATTGCTTTCTTGAAACCTTGCCTGACAGTATTTGTCGCCTCACCAAACTTTGCTATTTGGACCTATCTGGCAGTAGCGGCCTCGGTAAGCTACTTGCATCACTAGGGGAGCTCTCTCAACTCTTTTTCCTTAATCTATCCGGGTGTTCTATACTCCAACAGTTGCCTGAATCAATCTGTGAGCTTACATGTTTACATCACCTGGACATGTCAGATTGTTGTGCTCTTCAAAAGTTGCCTGATAAATTTGGTGGCCTTCTTAAACTCTCATTCTTAAACTTGTCAGGATGTTCGAAGCTCACCAAACTACCTGACAATGTAAGCTTTCCGTGTTTAGAGCATCTGAACCTATCTAGTTGCCATGAGCTAGAAAACCTGCCAATTGATTTCGGCCACCTTCAGAAGCTTGAGTTCATGAACCTCTCTGGTTGCTACAAG CTTAGGGAGCTCCCCTCCTCATTTGGTGACCTTAAGCTTCAAATACTGCACATGAATGGCCTTAGAGATATGGATGACTGCCCTGATAGcattggtgacatgactagtctcaCCCAGTTTGTGACTTGTAATGCAACTTCTGGTTTGCTTGATGAG AATGTCAAGCGTCCAGAAGATGCAGACAGTTTCAAACTGCGTGATAAATCAGATATCCGAGCACTAAAACTTTGCTGGGAAAATGAAGGAGGTGAATCTGTGCTGGACAGGCTCGTTCCTCCTCGGACTCTTGAAAACTTTGAGCTAGTTGGGTATAGGAGCAATGAATTCCCTGATTGGATGTTTGACATCTCGTCCTACCTGCCTTTTCTCAGTGAACTGACTCTTTATGGTTTGGAAGAATGTGATAGTCTTCCTCCATTCGTGGCACTGCCGAATTTAAGAAGCATATCTCTATACAACATTCCCAAGATTAGAAAAATTGGCAAGGAATTCTATGGAGAGGGCAGACCTTGTATGAAACTAAGAGTACTGCGATTGGAGTTGATGGAGAATTTGGAGGAATGGTGGACAACAGAGTCAAGTAAAGAAAATGAAGAGTTTCTAATCCCTAATTTGCATTATTTGGAGGTAGTGAACTGCCAAAAGCTGAAGTTCCTGCCATATCCCCCAAGAAGTATGTTTTGGTTTTTGAGCAACAACGAGACAGTTTTGCCTGAACGAGGATTTGGAAAGCTCTTGTCTTCCATTCTTTCCTTCTACGATGGTTCTAGAGAGTTGTAG